A window of Cryptomeria japonica chromosome 3, Sugi_1.0, whole genome shotgun sequence contains these coding sequences:
- the LOC131074417 gene encoding F-box/kelch-repeat protein At1g15670-like — protein MDFLRELPEQIFRDILLRVSYESQPKIKELLKPAKEMMEFSEFYQDRIKFGLANKYICLLQHAAISIYDPVDQSKIMYTRILPGFQISNFSHILCVKNKLVLLGLQFNWNYTSAILIYDLLSNTWKQGAQIPIGQCIHDFACCASPEGFIYIAGGYVKFSSFSYSRANFSRKAAVYKVDKDEWELLPDMHYEMTDCGGVFYEGMFYVISRNNRTQRFDPNTRVWTILNLSSPIPQSVHAMFGRLIAVMYNRIEQYDWEENVWRELETLPKILEYVQATVWSDRIFLCGYETALSLYPKFYMHKLEAVLSDRWISLDEPKFLEEIIVKSVVTIEI, from the coding sequence ATGGATTTTCTGCGGGAACTCCCTGAACAAATATTTCGAGACATCTTATTGAGAGTGTCATACGAATCTCAACCAAAGATTAAAGAGTTGTTGAAACCTGCTAAAGAAATGATGGAATTTTCCGAGTTCTACCAAGATAGAATTAAGTTTGGTTTGGCTAACAAATATATTTGCTTGCTTCAGCATGCTGCGATATCTATATACGATCCAGTTGATCAATCAAAAATAATGTACACTCGTATTCTCCCTGGTTTTCAAATCTCAAATTTTTCTCACATTCTGTGTGTTAAAAATAAGCTTGTTTTGCTGGGCCTGCAATTTAATTGGAATTATACTTCAGCAATTTTGATATATGATTTATTATCTAATACATGGAAGCAAGGTGCTCAAATTCCAATTGGTCAATGCATACATGATTTCGCATGTTGTGCCTCACCTGAAGGATTTATTTACATTGCAGGAGGGTATGTCAAGTTTAGTAGTTTCAGTTATAGTCGTGCCAATTTTAGTCGTAAAGCAGCAGTATATAAAGTAGATAAAGACGAGTGGGAGCTTCTTCCTGACATGCACTATGAAATGACCGATTGTGGGGGTGTCTTTTATGAAGGAATGTTTTATGTCATTAGTCGTAACAATAGAACTCAAAGATTTGATCCCAACACAAGAGTATGGACAATACTTAATTTGTCTTCTCCAATTCCACAGTCCGTCCATGCTATGTTTGGACGACTAATTGCAGTTATGTACAATAGAATAGAGCAATATGATTGGGAGGAAAATGTGTGGAGAGAATTGGAAACCCTCCCTAAAATACTTGAGTATGTTCAGGCCACAGTATGGAGTGATCGAATTTTCTTATGCGGATATGAGACAGCCCTTTCTTTGTATCCCAAGTTTTATATGCATAAACTTGAAGCAGTTCTCTCTGACAGGTGGATTTCTCTCGATGAACCGAAATTTTTAGAGGAAATTATTGTCAAATCTGTTGTCACAATAGAAATTTAA